The sequence below is a genomic window from Lolium perenne isolate Kyuss_39 chromosome 4, Kyuss_2.0, whole genome shotgun sequence.
ggaacaaagaaatccacccaatacagcgaaagaagcaatgcgaaataaaaggcagaatctgtcaaaacagaacagtccgtaaagacgaatttttaataaatacttccgttgctcagatcagaaaactcaaaactaatgaaagttgcgtacatatctgaggaacacgcaaataaattggcatatttttctgagttacctacagagaaaacagcccagattcgtgacagatagaaatttgtttctgcgcagaaatccaaatctagtatcaaccttcgattagaggcttcacttggcacaatcaaaacacaaaactaagataaggagaggttactacagtagtaaacaacttccaagacacaaatataaaataaagtactgtagcaaaataacacatgggttatctcccaagaagttctttctttatagccattaagatgggctcagcagttttaatgatgcactcgcaagaaatagtagttgaagcaaaagagagcatcaagaggcaaattcaaaacacatttaagtctaacatgcttcctatgcataggaatcttgtaaataaacaagttcatgaagagcaaagtgacaagcataggaagataaaacaagtatagcttcaaaaatttcagcacatagagaggtgttttagtaacatgaaaatttctacaaccatattttcctctctcataataactttcagtagcaacatgagcaaactcaataatataactatcaagtgaaacattcttatcatgagtctcatgcataaaattattactctccacataagcataatcaattttattagtagtagtgggagcaaattcaacaaagtagctatcattattattctcatcatcaaatataggaggcgtattgtaatcataatcaaatttatcctccataacaggtggtactaaaagactactatcattataatcatcatgaataggaggcaaagtatcatcaaagaaaatttcctcctcaatgcccgggggactaaaaagatcatgctcatcaaaaccagcttccccaagcttagaattttccatagcattagcaacaatagtgttcaaagcattcatattaataacattcccattagcatgcatataaagttccatgggttttttaattctctcttcaaacacatcatgtccaagataaagttcataaagatctctcatatttttgttgttttccattatgcctaactagtgtaaacaagaaacaaaaagatgcaattgcaggatctaaaggaaatagcttcgagtacttacaacggcgaaaatagcttagtagccgagatccggagtgtgagtaccttttacctttcctccccggcaacggcgccagaaaatagcttgatgtctacgccccctccttttcctgtagacagtgttgggcctccaagagcagaggtttgtagaacagcagcaagtttcccttaagtggatcacccaaggtttatcgaactcagggaggaagaggtcaaagatatccctctcatgcaaccctgcaaccacaaagcaagaagtctcttgtgtccccaacacacctaataggtgcactagttcggcgaagagatagtgaaatacaggtggtatgaatatatataagcagtagcaacggcaccagaaaagtgctttgcccaggacagtaatcaagcagtagtaacgcagcagtagtaacgcagcagtagtatcgcagtaaaacagtaaacaagcagcgatagcagtatttagggacaaggcctagggattacactttcactagtggacactctcaacattgatcacataacagaatagataaatgcatactctacactctcttgttggatgatgaacacattgcgtaggattacacgaaccctcaatgccggagttaacaagctccacaattctatgttcatatttaaataaccttagagtgcatgaaagatcaattcgactaaaccaagtactaacatagtatgcacactgtcaccttcacactatgtaggaggaatagatcacatcaataccatcatagcaatagttaacttcataatctacaagagatcataatcatagcatacgccaagtactaacacggatgcacacactgtcaccattacaccgtgcaggaggaataaaactactttaataacatcactagagtagcacatagataaattgtgatacaaaacacattgcaatcataaagagatataaataagcacttcactatgccattcataacagtgaataagtattctgtgaaatatagcctaagagacccacaaggtgcacacactgtcacctttacacacgtgggacaaggagtctccggagatcacataagtaaaactcacttcactagcataatgacatctagattacaagcatcatcatatgaatctcaatcatgtaaggcagctcatgagattattgtattgaagtacataggagagagatgaaccacatagctaccggtacagccccgagcctcgatggagaactactccctcctcatgggagacagcagcgttgatggagatggcggtggtgtcgatggaggagccttccgggggcacttccccgtcccggcggcgtgccggaacagagactcctgtcccccagatcttggctttgcgatggcggcagctctggaaggtttctcctaccgtggcttttttcgtatcgaggttttagctctgggacctttatataggcgaagaggcggcgtcagaaggtcgaaggggcgacgacaccatagggccgtgcggccagggggtgggccgcgccaccctatcatctgggggccctgtggcccccctctggtggctctcgggtgttctggatgcttccggtgaaaataggaacctgggcgttggtttcgtccaattccgagaatattttgttactaggatttctgaaaccaaaaacagcagaaaacagcaactggcacttcggcatcttgttaataggttagttccagaaaatgcacgaatatgacataaagtgtgcataaaacatgtagatatcatcaataatgtggcatggaacataagaaattatcgatacgtcggagacgtatcaagtaccaGAACCAagatgatggacagcaggacgtctttgataactaggactactcctgacgtcaacagttgcctgtggaacagatggaccacgaccgctacttcgcttccgctatgtgttttgtaattggatccttagatccactatgttgtattaagactggatcatgtgatcctttatttgtaagacgattatggtttgtaatgaatgatgtgttgtgatatcaatctattatgtttcggaaaaacaatattcctgggattgcgatgtatggcataataggcatctggacttaaaaatccgggtgttgacaccagttgtgttgatttctgtatgttcgctgccaagaaagaacattcgagggcacactcAGTCACccgaactggaaaatccagcgggagatggtgcccttgttggttctaccgaggaagaacagacagaaacctccactactggcttcgtctaGCCCGTAGCCAGAtttgctgcaaagaaagaacactctaagttctaacaCTACTAGGAAATGGCCTACCGCCGGCGTCCTGAAATGGCCTACCGCCGACGTTTTTGCgttcgccggcgatcacctcgccggtggtaacgcctcatcgccggcgcctcccaattcgccgggggtaagtgTCGTTACCGCCGGCATTTTACCAATTCGTCGGGGGTAAGTGTTGTCAATTCGCCGGGGTTAGTCTTTCCGCCGGCGTTTTATCATTTCGCCAGGGGAATCAGGCCGTAGTGCTGGCGATTGCAAAATGCCAGGGATACATGTACATTTCGCCAGCGTTAACATTACCATGAGTAAAAAAATAAAACTCGAATTTCACAGTATATACACCAGAATTCATAGCATATACACAGAATATACAGGCAATTACCAGAATGACAGCAAAATAGACATCATTAGCAAGATACACATCATTGGCAATGATACACATCATTAGAAAGTCCCGAAATGTCCATAATATGCATGCATATGCATCAATAACACAAGTGTCGACCATAGTTCAACCATCACGACTCGAAGTAGCACATGTTACAGAAATACATATAAGTCCAGTGTCGATgacctagctaaacaacaatgacataataaactagagagacggtggcggcaagcatcatcacgatgaaaggggtcctccacatctccctcctctgtcccgctcgaaagttggcgtatcgagtttccgcttcctccaaagtggtgtaccccttgtagctgttgccgctgaaacggtggacctgcctcctacagtcttcccagtcctcgtagactccaggaacccggccgtggtagacgacatagtacgtcatctatgcaaacacagaaaaaagaaatgaaagttgttagtacattagtagagagagatataacatagagtagtgcaaagaaaaagcatggaaattacttaagtaattttatgactaacatttgcaaaggacaaaagtttttgagtcaagtcggcttcggtgggaagggacggatgccctcgagcgtgttgaatgttctgtcgtcacatccatcttctaatcggccttctatctcggccttagaaagttcgggaccatagtggaacaagccaccattaccgcagacatccctccagagtattgtgcaaatggtccgctggatggcacggaactcggctctcacgttttcatcggtggtgtccaacatgttcacgaacatccgctgaagactggatggcaacaagagatcgttctgagaccttacaatcgacctcatctgtaggatggcaaaccaggcctccatcccattgtcatgcgccgattgcttgaggcaggggaacttggttatgtggttgcacacatagcaacctttcactttcttctcatgcctgattttgtcgatgccaacctcggctatgaagccgctgagggctttatcaagtgtagacttaaggtcggtgaagtccttgtccggatcaagcccggagtcgaggTAACTGACATCTGAATGATACGAGTaaaagaggaggagggtgcagtacttgaatctgcgcaaaatggaaataaaccatcatactcgatcaactatgaaggaaattcatgaaagaatgtaatagagggtactctagtaaccaaatacttactcgcggaaatatggtatgACAAAGCATGtcttatccttgtttaacaccaagaaatccttgatgtacttcgctagaaacgcttgttcgttctggacgacagctggagtcatgtagaaggggtccatgatagcgatgtgcgctgtgttctccatggcgatatcgtgcgccatgctgagcgataggaggcggaccaagtttcggtcgagctattgcatgttcaagagcctgaagatgtcttcatgtcgaatgaacatcaagtccgcagggtatgtggtgacaaagccaaagccagtgggcaccttggccgtcaaaaccgggtacgagggatttctatctcgaagaagtaggtcctccttcattagaacagcatcatgcaagctcctcatatccggcgtcacctgctggacaatgtgtgccggcagcataggctggcctatgtgatgcatcttcctccacggggtcggcaacttgtcattaaccactttcttgcttccggcaacatctccggacttcttccgcttcctggccttcttcttactgcaactgggagtggcgttttgtttcataccctccgtggtcgcaccaaggagtgtcctcggggtaagcccaactcggggtggagcggtgaaggcggtagtgtcttcctgctcgggagtttcttgtgaaaggaacaacttcttctttagcgtacgatcggcgggtggcttgtaaggagaaaccgcgtcgccctccatctcagcaatgaacgtatcgattggagcttgatcgatgtccaacgcgttgccgtgctgactctcgggctgactgtcgggctggctatcgggcccaaaaggaccaccagccggtggaggactcggggcagccgtcgcatcctgaggagtgaccatgccatagcttgcctccgaacctgaggcggcggtgttcagccgaattagggctttcggccatagaaggatgtgattcttgaggtccccgagagtgagcggggtttccgtttccgggggttgataaggaggatggaggtcttggcatcccggTAACGACCGGTTCACGCGAACCCGGCTCACGCTATCATCCATCCTGACTCAGTGGAAAATCCGCTGTGTTGGCAGGACGACACTGCCGCTCGCTACAGCCTTCAACTTGTTGTCCACATTCAGTAGCAAGGTGCAAGGAGTCACGTTCTACAGTGAAAACATGTGTAGGTCAGAGAGGGGCGATGACAAAGTAACTAATTTGTAGAGCTTGAGAGActaaattaattaccgtgagggcgtcgagctcggctcgcgttgaaggaccgaggccaggcgtgcaggtgactgaggggctagtactgggccccccaggtccggcgaatcctctctagcgccgacattgccggcgggtggagtcaccaagttgggtgtgcattgagcgtgtctagttggaggccggttgtccgagttgctggcgcctaggctgataaccggcatcggtcccttttggccgccgacgaagtaattcttcatcgacagcacaagatcagggatgatttcattgaccctgTTGGCCAGCGCGTCATCGACCTTGCTAgcaacctcggcactgacgcgttgctgaacctcggcactgactcgttgctgaacctcggcactgacgcgttgctccatggttgtttccaagtcggccacctttttcagaagagcctcgtgctcccggtccttatgcgcctgccgcgactccttagtgcttgcgggcacgtccaagccatagtcggcaagcttgcgacctcctccggcgccggggacacggtggggcttgtccaaaagcggtcgcgccttcacggtgttcagacccctgataaaaggcgtgtcccacgggactttgcccgtcgacgtctgggacgaggagccagctgattcggcggctgcttgttctgtcaactgccagaagtaacatgaacaattttagaatgtaatggacttggtgagcagtatcaaattaataagctggtaaattgcttaccactgctttctctagtgccatcaccttcgcgtcggcgaccaactcaactcccaccaccacatcaggtttcgtgacacgtttcccagccaattctcgatggtatcgggacctgagatatgccctgaagagtgggtctttgtacttggcaaaagggggctcgaggccagcctttatgtaggcctggtcctccttgtcccataccggctgcttgccttcgaagccacggcaaccgagattgtggtgaccgatgttcttatccgccagctcattcccccaggtcgattgtcgtttggtgtactcgagctcctcgttttccaagaatttattatactgctccagcgtcatccgcgggaaggggcgctggatctcttcccaagtctcattgtcaccaagcatccccctcagcatggttttataaccgctgaggttcttggagaacttagagagggctcgtctgttcacgatgttatccttgggatcctcgttcctgtattccacagggaactcataccgtgcatgcagccgcgcaaggagttgggcctgcagatgctgcttcttcttggttcggagtttcgtctcgttgacgtcgacgacgtcccgaaggattgctcccagttggaggccgtaccccttcgccacgtgcttgggctcagtaggaagaccggtcttggcgtccaccgcggtgattatgtcgcgagtggtgccgaccctatttgggcgccgctgcttccgtttcctcttggcctcggtagtagtatccgagctacccccggcaacgccactgtcggtggtctcgtcggcagcggccctctcatcctcaccatcgttgtccatctcatcatccccctcctccgaggacccatcatcgctgcctggaagttcctccagctgatccgagaccatgagcctatagtgctcatccaacttccgctgagaagaCCCGTCAACGTCTTCGTTGGGGTCTGCAGAAGACGACATGCTAACAAAGGTAGATGTGACAGCATTAGGCAGCATACACATGCAGATGAAGTAGTAACTTCTGACAGATAAACCATAGTCTATAGCATATGAGTAGGGAACAAATAAATTCGGTATTCATCATTCAGTGAGTGGAGCAGCACTTCATTGTTGTAGGCATATCCAACTTCTAACAGTACCATAAATACAAGGACACAAGTGACATGTGACCCGAAGCAAAACTTTTCAGTGTTTCCTAGCTATGTTATCAGGATGCACCTTTTCAGTCTCCATTGGGGCAGTTATAACTCATTTTCTCAAACTGACAAAGCAAAAAATGAGTGATAGCTATCTTATTAAACTATACCAACAGGTGACACATTTTAATTGTCTGGAGATCAGAGAGTCAATTGGATCATACTTCAAAAGCCTTCAACTATACCAACAAaaaatttggcatgacctttgctaaaaaatggtcatgccggagtgccagaaattcgccggaacggaagttaatcgacattccggcgaaaCATTGGCACTCAATGTACCTGCAGACACATTTCACACAACTTTTCCTTCCAGACATATCAATATAGCAATGACCTGAGCCTCCAGCATATGCTCAGGTCTAGCACCACCACATCAGGTCCAGCATATTCTCAGGTCTAGCCATTTCACAGCTATGCCATTTCACATTAGGATTGTTATCAGGTCCAGTATAACAATGTGTTAAAATAATGTCAGTAACAATAGGAAATACTGCCAGTAGCAGTAAGAGTATTGATAGTAGCAGTAGGAGTATTGGCAATAGCAATTTGAACTGTATTTAAACTTCATATCAGTTGCAAGTTGAAAATTGCATTTCTCACAAGCAACAAGCAACAACTCCTAGCATTTCTCACAAGCAACCATAATTACTGAACTGTATGTACACAATGATCTGTTAAAACCACAAAACTTCAAAAAATTATCTCAAGGCTTGTCATAGTAGAATGGTGAAAGAAAAACCATACCCCTATTACATATACAATCAAATATGCTCCCAGCGAGCTTGTTTGGAAGGAAAAGAAAGTATGCAGTTTTAAATCAAGTCATAGATGTACCTGGAAATGATACATGTCATCTCCATTTATCTACTTCTTCCACTGGCTCCATTGTATGGCATCATTAAGATTATAAAAGATGCATGAATTTAAACTACAGTTTGAACTGTATTTAAGTTGAATGATCAAGATATTTATGCAAGCCAATTCCTACTCATAAAAGCACACCAAGCAATCAAGGAAGTAATGCACTACTCACACAAGCAAGTAAGCAAGCAAGGACTTCCTTCTAGAGATCCGCATTAGTTAATGGAGTATATCCAGTGAAAAAAAGCAGTGAAAAAAAGCAGTGTCAGCTATCAAGAGGAGACAAAATTAAGTATTTCTGCATATGAGTGATCTGGATAGATGTAAATTGTGTGTAACAGGCTACTCAGTATTCTGCATATAATTCAGCTCAAACCATATTCTGAAAACATTAAATTGCAGAAACAAGATGGACTGCTCAGTTCTTAGTACTCTGAAGAGATAATCAAAAGACTCAATTAACCAAGTTGCATTGATGCTATATGCAGTTATGtcccagcatcctcaagtctgtaACATGGCTAGGATCAAGATCTTGacacatacacacacacacagacaTGACATGATTTATTTCCTAATTCGTATTGTCTTAATAGGATTTTTTTCATCAACCAAACGTGTATGTGAGGTAAACAAACAACATCATCGTTGGAGACCTGGACGCAGTGGTGAGGTGTGCGAACGGGACTAAGTCTACGCGGGTTCGGGGGAGAGGAGAGGGGGCAGAGGAGAGGGCGCGCACCTGTGGAGACAGCAGCGACGGCGACGACCTTGAGGTTGCTGACGAAGGCGTTTGGCGAGCACGTCGGCGGCGGTGAGGTGGACGCGGTTCTCGAGCCCCAGCAGCAGGTCGAGGTTGCGCAGGCCCGCGTCGGCATCGATCGCCACCACAGGGAAGTTGAGCCGCGCGAGGGGAGGGGCGGATCGACGACGGCAGGGGAGGGGTGGATCGACGACGGCGGCAGGGGAGGGACGACGGCGGCGTGGAGATGAGGGGAGGCCGACGGCGACGGATCGACGGTGCGGGGTGGGGGGTGCGGGGTGTTCCGTACGAGGTGCAGGGCGACCGGCGACCGGCGACTGGCAGGAGATGCGTGCGGTGGGGGATTTgggggaggcggcgacggcggcaggagatgcgtgcgtgcggcggcggcggcgggtgatTTGGGTGGCGAATCGACGACGGCGGCAGACGGGGTGGGATTTGGGGACGACGAGGACGGGGGGATTTTTTTGGCTAAGTCCTAGTCaacttacccccggcgaattcgtgaaaacgccggcggtaaggttTCTGTCACTTACAGGTGGGCCCAAGTGCAGCTACCACCGGCAAAAGCGtctaattcgccgggggtaacaTTTTTTTTCCTTCCCAGCTGGCGTGATACGTTTACTTCTGTAAACCTGTAGAATAGTTAAAATTGATCCATTAGCACAGTGGTAGCCACTCTATTGTTCACAGCTGAAGCACCAGGGGTCGAATCCCTGTGGGTGCAAAAAAAGCCACCTTTTTTCCTTTCTGTTTTCTAGCTAAGACCTCTTACCCTTTTCTTGCTAAGACCTCTTTTATTGTTTCTTGTTTATTTGGATAAATTGTAAAGTCCTTTTGGCGAC
It includes:
- the LOC127349207 gene encoding uncharacterized protein — encoded protein: MAHDIAMENTAHIAIMDPFYMTPAVVQNEQAFLAKYIKDFLVLNKDKTCFVIPYFREFKYCTLLLFYSYHSDVSYLDSGLDPDKDFTDLKSTLDKALSGFIAEVGIDKIRHEKKVKGCYVCNHITKFPCLKQSAHDNGMEAWFAILQMRSIVRSQNDLLLPSSLQRMFVNMLDTTDENVRAEFRAIQRTICTILWRDVCGNGGLFHYGPELSKAEIEGRLEDGCDDRTFNTLEGIRPFPPKPT